In the genome of Mucilaginibacter sp. 14171R-50, the window AGACGGTCGATATCAAGGGTACAACAACCGTAAACTTTTCCGTCGATCCGTTTTTAAGGATAGAGTGGCAGGGCGAACCGGTGTTAAACGCCGACGGTACTATCTCTGTAACGTTTAAGATCACCCGCGGTACCAATGATCCCAACTTTCAGCAAGACATAACCGATGTGAGGTTATTTGTTAACTCCAACAAGTTTACAGGCAACAACAATTTCGACGACCGCTATTCTACGCAGATAAACTACAATGGGTCAGACGCTAACGCGCAGTTAGGGCAGTCGATAACCATCACTACCAAGGGCGGCCCGCTGCCTACCGGCAGAGATTACTTTTTAAGGATTGGTGCCCGCACTAATTACGGCTTAAAGTATTACAACTATACAGATGTTAAAACTGTAAGTGTTCCATAATTGCTATTCTACCCTGCTTAAGAATGTTAAATTCTTAAGCAGGTTTATACAAAATCTATGAAAAAACTTCTATTTTTTTGCTGCCTGTCTGCGCTGTCTGCCAGCGTAAACGCGCAGGCAACCAAACCGTCTCCGTTAAAAGAAAAAACCGCCTTTCAAACCAGCAGCCCCTGGATGCCCGAGATCGATGTACGGTCTGACATCGCCATTGTTTACGGCGTTAACGACCGCAAGGGCATGACCTTTGAGCAGCGCGTACAATCATGGCGCGACCATGGCTACCAAACCAACTTTATGACTGGCATAGCCTGGGGCGACTATAAAGATTACTTTTTAGGCAAGTGGGATGGCATAAATCACCTTGGTGTAGGCCAGGTCACCGCAAAGGGAGATACCATTTTTCATGGTAAGGATATGCCTTACGTGGTACCGGTAAAATCTTTTATCGAATACATGAAAACGGCGGTTATCAAAAGGGTGATAGACGTGGGCATAACCAATATTTTCATGGAAGAGCCCGAGTTTTGGGCAAGGGCAGGTTACAGCGCGCCGTTTAAGGACGAGTGGCAAAAGTATTATGGTTTCCCCTGGAAACCTCAGCACGAATCGGCAGAGAATACTTACCTGTCGAACAAGCTGAAATATCACCTGTATTACGAAGCCATAAAAGAGGTATCGAGCTATGCCAAAGCTTACGGTAAAAGTAAGGGTAAGAGCATAAAAGTGTTTATCGCTACGCACTCGCTGGTTAACTATTCATCGTGGCAAATTGTTAGCCCCGAGGCCAGCCTGGCGTCCTTGCCGGGGATAGATGGCTACATTGCGCAGGTATGGACAGGCACTTCTCGCGAGCCTACTTATTTTGACGGGCAGAAAAAAGAAAGGGTGTTCGAGAACGCGTTTTTAGAGTATGGCTCAATGGTATCGATGACGGCGCCAACCGGCCGCAAAATGTTCTTCCTTACAGACCCTATAGAGGATTGGCCGCGCGACTGGGCCGACTATAAAAAGAATTACCAGGCAACTTTTACGGCCAAGCTTTTATACCCCATGGTAGCCGATTACGAGGTAATGCCTTGGCCCGAGCGTATCTACACACGCCCGTATAAGGTAGCCAACAGCAACGAGAAGGTGCTGATACCGCAATACTATTCAACCCAGATGCAGGTGATGGTAAACGCGCTGAACAGCATGCCCCGGTCTGCCAATAAGGTAACAGGCGTGAACGGCATAGGCGTGTTAATGAGCAACTCGCTGATGTTTCAGCGCTTCCCAACGCATAACGGGTTTGAAGATCCGCAATTCTCGAACTTTTACGGCCAAACACTGCCTTTGTTAAAGCGCGGTGTGCCGGTGCAAACCGTGCATATGGAAAACCTTAGCTACGGCGCCACCTTAAAAAATATTAAGGTTTTGGTGGTCAGCTACTCAAATATGAAACCTGTATCGGCCCAAATACACACGGCATTAGCTGCCTGGGTTAAACAGGGCGGGGTATTGATATACGCCGGCCGCGACGACGACCCGTACCAAACCGTAATGGATTGGTGGGATACAAAAGGCATGAACTTTAAAGCGCCATCACAACACTTGTTTAAGCTGCTGGGCATTACCCCCTCTGCCGGAAAAGAGAAATACACCGTAGGCAAAGGCGCAGTTTATATCATCAGGCAAAATCCTAAAGAGTTTGTTTTAGAAGCTGATGCCGATACCAAATTTATAAGCCTGGTTAAGCAGGGCTTTGAAACCGATGCGAAGGCAGGCAAGCTTGTGTTCAAAAACAGCCTGTACCTGCAGCGCGGCCCTTATGATGTGATATCGGTTATGGACGAAAACCCCGATACCAAGCCCTATACCATCAAGGGCCCGGTTATCGACCTGTTCAACCCGCAACTGCCGGTATTGGCCCAAAAGGTAGTTAACCCCGGCGAGCAGGCTTTGCTGTACAATTTAAACAGGGCGGTCAATAAAAACAGGCCGCAGGTTTTAGCCGCCGCCGCGCGCGCCTACCAGGAAAAGGTTGCAGGCAAAAGTTATTCATTTGTTGTTAAAAGCCCTATAAAAACGCAAAACAGCATGCGGGTATTACTGCCGGCAAAACCCAGGGTAACTAAAGTTACCGATAGCAAAGGGCAGCAAATTACAGATGTAAAAACCTCCTGGGATGCGTCGTCAAACACCGTGTACCTGGGTTTCGCGAACGACCCTGCCGGGATAAAAGTGGATTTAAGTTGGTAAACATGGGGTTGGTTTAAGAACAGTTACTACTACCATACATGGGCTTGTACCGTGTATGCGTAGTGTGGCTGGATTGCCGCGTCCGGTTTATCATATCAAAATATTAAAATGAAAAAATTATTCTTAGTTGCCCTTTCCTTTTTACCGCTGATGGCTTTGGCGCAGGTTGATAACGCAAACCTTGCCGACCTTGTAAACCCGCTGATGGGCACCGACTCTAAGCCGTCGCTCTCAAACGGTAACACCTATCCCGCTATAGCGGTGCCATGGGGCATGAACTTCTGGACACCGCAAACCGGTAAAATGGGCAGCGGCTGGCAATACACCTACAATTCAGATAAATTGGTTGGCTTTAAGCAAACGCACCAGCCATCGCCCTGGATGAACGATTACGGCCAGTTCTCTATCTTCCCCGAAACAGGTAAGATAAGGGTTGACGAAGCAGAGCGCGCCAGCTGGTTTTCGCATAAAGCTGAGATAGCCAAACCCTATTATTACAGCGTTTACCTGGCAGATTACGACGTGACAACCGAAATAGCGCCAACCGAACGCGCGGCAAGTTTTAAATTTACCTTCCCCAGGAGCGACAGCGCGCACATTGTGATAGATGCTTTCGACAAAGGGTCGTACGTGAAGATCATGCCCGGTCAAAACAAGATAATTGGCTATAGTACGCGCAACAGCGGTGCGGTACCTGCCAATTTTAAAAACTACTTTGTTATTTATATAGATAAGCCATTTAAAAACGCATCTGTCTGGCATGGTAAAGATATTGACGATGGTAAGCTGGAATACACCGGCGACCATGCCGGCGCGGTAATCAGCTTTAACACAACAAAAGGCGAGGTAGTGAACCTGCGTGTAGCATCGTCATTCATCAGCATTGAGCAGGCCGAACTTAACCTGCAAAGGGAAGTGGGTAAAGATGATTTCGAAGTCATCAAACAAAGGGCAAAAACCACCTGGAATACTACCTTAAGCAAACTGGTTGCTGAGGGCGGCTCGGTCGATCAAACACGTACCTTTTACTCGTGCCTGTACCGCATGCTGTTCTTCCCAAACAAGTTGTATGAGCTGGATGCCAATAAAAATATCGTGCATTACAGTCCATATACCGGCAAGGTGCTGCCGGGCTATATGTTTGCCGGTACAGGCTTTTGGGATACCTTCAGGGCGTTGTATCCTTTCCTGAACCTGGTTTACCCTTCCATCAACAAAGAGATGCAGCAGGGCCTGATAAACGATTATAAGGAGGGTGGCTGGCTGCCCGAGTGGAGCAGCCCCGGTTATGCCAATGTAATGGTAGGCAACAACTCGGCGTCGGTGGTATCCGAAGCTTACTTAAAAGGCGGACGTGGCTATGATATCGGCACTTTGTACCAGGCCTTGTTACACGGCGCTAATAACGACGGGCCGGCAGCAACCGGCCGGGACGGTGTTGATTATTATAACAGCCTGGGTTATGTGCCTTACGATGTGAAGATAAACGAGAATGCTGCCCGCACCTTAGAATATGCCTATGACGATTTTGCCATTTACAAGCTTGGCAAGGCCCTTGGCCGCCCGGCATCCGAAACGGAGATCTACCGCAAGCGCAGCCTGAACTACAAAAACCTTTTTGACCCGCAAACCGGTTTGATGCGCGGCAAGAACAAGGATGGTAAGTTTCAAAGTCCGTTTAACCCATTTAAATGGGGCGATGCCTTTACCGAAGGCAACAGCTGGCACTACACCTGGAGCGTTTTTCATGATGTACAGGGATTAATAAACCTGATGGGCGGCAACCGGAAGTTTGTCAACAAGCTCGATTCAGTGTTTATCCTTCCGCCGGTTTTTGACGACAGCTATTACCACAGCGTTATCCACGAGATAAGGGAAATGCAGATAGCCGGTATGGGCCAGTACGCGCATGGTAACCAGCCCATACAGCACATGACCTACCTGTACAATTACGCGGGCCAGCCCTGGAAAACCCAGCTGCATGTACGCGATGTGATGAACAAGATGTATAAGCCTACCCCGGATGGCTACTGCGGCGACGAGGATAACGGCCAAACATCGGCCTGGTATGTGTTTTCGGCAATGGGCTTTTACCCGGTAACCCCTGCCAGCGACCAATACGCCTTAGGCGCCCCGCTGTTCAAAAAAATAACAGTGAAGCTACAGAATGGAAAAACCATTACTATTAATGCCGCAAACAACGGGCCGGCAAACCGTTATGTGAACAGTTTAACCATTAACGGTAAACCATATACCCATAACTGG includes:
- a CDS encoding DUF3823 domain-containing protein, which produces MKKILYMIAVCAIALAGSSCSKLDDYDAPAETLNGSVTDAGTGKTLQTEIGGGGTRIKLLEISWGDNPTPFYISSMQDGTFNYTKLFPGKNKISAEGAFVPLVQTDATGATTVDKSQTVDIKGTTTVNFSVDPFLRIEWQGEPVLNADGTISVTFKITRGTNDPNFQQDITDVRLFVNSNKFTGNNNFDDRYSTQINYNGSDANAQLGQSITITTKGGPLPTGRDYFLRIGARTNYGLKYYNYTDVKTVSVP
- a CDS encoding GH92 family glycosyl hydrolase; the encoded protein is MKKLFLVALSFLPLMALAQVDNANLADLVNPLMGTDSKPSLSNGNTYPAIAVPWGMNFWTPQTGKMGSGWQYTYNSDKLVGFKQTHQPSPWMNDYGQFSIFPETGKIRVDEAERASWFSHKAEIAKPYYYSVYLADYDVTTEIAPTERAASFKFTFPRSDSAHIVIDAFDKGSYVKIMPGQNKIIGYSTRNSGAVPANFKNYFVIYIDKPFKNASVWHGKDIDDGKLEYTGDHAGAVISFNTTKGEVVNLRVASSFISIEQAELNLQREVGKDDFEVIKQRAKTTWNTTLSKLVAEGGSVDQTRTFYSCLYRMLFFPNKLYELDANKNIVHYSPYTGKVLPGYMFAGTGFWDTFRALYPFLNLVYPSINKEMQQGLINDYKEGGWLPEWSSPGYANVMVGNNSASVVSEAYLKGGRGYDIGTLYQALLHGANNDGPAATGRDGVDYYNSLGYVPYDVKINENAARTLEYAYDDFAIYKLGKALGRPASETEIYRKRSLNYKNLFDPQTGLMRGKNKDGKFQSPFNPFKWGDAFTEGNSWHYTWSVFHDVQGLINLMGGNRKFVNKLDSVFILPPVFDDSYYHSVIHEIREMQIAGMGQYAHGNQPIQHMTYLYNYAGQPWKTQLHVRDVMNKMYKPTPDGYCGDEDNGQTSAWYVFSAMGFYPVTPASDQYALGAPLFKKITVKLQNGKTITINAANNGPANRYVNSLTINGKPYTHNWLSHSALLKGAVLNFSMSPRPNKQKGIRTADAPYSLSTEK